Genomic DNA from Leucobacter triazinivorans:
GCACCGTGCGGCGCACGAGGCCGCCGCTGAGATCGGCTTCGAGTTCGGGCAGGTCGAGCGGCAGGAGAATGGGATCGCGCATCCTCCCAGCCTACTGCTCACCGCCCGGCCGTTCCCCGGGCAAGGTCCCCCCGCTTGCCCGCCCCCCCCTGTCGCGATCCATCGTCACCGAGAAACCAACCATCCGACATCCGCGCGTCAGTAGATGTCACCAAACGTGCGGCGAGGCAGCAACTACTGACGCGCGTACCGGAGGGGCCACGAGGCGACACCGGCACCTCCGAGAGCATCCGCTGCTCAACCCGCCGAGGCAAGCCGAACGTAGAAAAGCGCCCGCCTCCCCGAGAGGGAGAGGCGGGCGCTTCCTGCGCGAGAGCTACTCGGCTGCGGCCGGTGCGGCCTCGGCGGCCGGAGCCTCATCGGCAGCGGACTCCTCGATCACGGGCTCGAGCGAGAGCTTGCCGCGATCGTCGACCTTGGTGATCTTGACGAGGATCTTCTGGCCGATCGACAGGACGTCGTCCACACTGTCGATGCGCTTGCCACCGGCGAGCTTGCGCACCTCGCTGATGTGCAGCAGGCCGTCCTTGCCCGGCAGCAGCGAGACGAAGGCGCCGAATGCGGCGTTCTTCACCACGGTGCCGAGGTACTGCTCGCCCACCTCGGGGTTCTGCGGGTTGGCGATCGCGTTGACCTGCGCGCGAGCGGCCTCGGCCGAGGGGCCGTCGACCGCGCCGATGTATACGGTGCCGTCGTCGTCGATCGAGATCTCGGCACCGGTCTCGTCCTGAATGCCGTTGATCGTCTTGCCCTTGGGGCCGATGAGCTCGCCGATCTTGTCGACGGGGATCTGCACCGAGATGACGCGCGGCGCGGTGGGCGCCATCTCGTCGGGGGTGTCGATCGCCTGCGAGATCACATCGAGGATCGTCGTGCGCGCCTCCTTGGCCTGCGCGAGAGCGCCGACCAGCACGTCGGAGGGGATGCCGTCGAGCTTGGTGTCCAGCTGCAGCGCGGTCACGAACTCCGAGGTGCCGGCCACCTTGAAGTCCATGTCGCCCAGCGCGTCCTCGGCACCCAGGATATCGGTGAGGGTCGCGTATCGGGTCTCGCCGTCGACCTCATCGGACACGAGCCCCATCGCGATGCCCGCGACGGCCGCGCGCAGCGGCACGCCGGCGTTGAGCAGCGACAGGGTCGACGCGCACACAGAGCCCATCGAGGTCGAGCCATTGGAGCCGAGCGCCTCGCTGACCTGGCGAATCGCGTAGGGGAACTCCTCGCGGCTCGGCAGCACCGGCACGAGCGCGCGCTCGGCCAAGAAGCCGTGGCCGATCTCGCGGCGCTTCGGGCTGCCGACGCGGCCCGTCTCTCCGGTCGAGTAGGGCGGGAAGTTGTAGTGGTGCATGTAACGCTTCGACGTGGTGGGCGACAGCGAGTCGATCTGCTGCTCCATCTTCAGCATGTTCAGCGTGGAGACGCCCAGGATCTGGGTCTCGCCGCGCTGGAAGATCGCCGAACCGTGCACGCGCGGGATCACCTGGACCTCGGCGTCGAGCGCGCGGATGTCGCGCAGGCCGCGACCGTCGATGCGAGCACCCTCGGTGAGGATGCGGCCGCGCACGATCTTCTTGGTGACCGACTTGTAGGCGCCCGACACCTGGCCCTCGGCCTCGGCCGGCAGCTCACCGGCCGCGACCTTGGCCGCGACCGTCTCCTTGACGCGCGCCTTCAGTGCGTCGTCGGCGGCCTGGCGCTCCTGCTTGTCGGCGATCTGGTAGATGCCGGCGAGCTCGGTTTCAGCGAGCTGTGCGACCGCCGCGTAGACCTCATCGGAGTAGGGCAGGAACACGGGATACTCCTGCACCTCCTTGGCCGACTGCGCCGCGAGCTGCTCCTGCGCCTTCACCAGCTGGGTGAGGAAGGGCTTCGCAGCTTCCAGGCCCTGTGCGACGACGGCCTCGTCGGGCTTGGTCGCGCCCGCCTTGATGAGGTTCCACGACCCCTCGGTGGCCTCGGCCTCGACCATCATGATCGCGACATCCTCGGTGCCGTCGGCCTTCGTGATCACGCGGCCGGCGACCATCAGGTCGAACACGGCCTCCTTGATCTGCGCCTCGTTCGGGAACGCGACCCACTGGTCGCCGATGAGCGCCAGGCGCACGCCCGCGATGGGGCCGGAGAAGGGCAGACCCGAGATCTGCGTCGACGCCGATGCGGCGTTGATCGCGAGGGCATCGTAGTACTCGCCCGGAGCGATGGACAGCACGGTCACGACGATCTGCACCTCGTTGCGCAGGCCGTCGACGAACGACGGGCGCAGGGGGCGATCGATGAGACGGCAGACGAGGATCGCCTCGGTCGAGGGGCGGCCCTCGCGCCGGAAGAACGAGCCGGGAATCTTGCCCGCGGCGTACGAGCGCTCCTCGACATCGACGGTCAGCGGGAAGAAGTCGAAGTGATCCTTCGGCTGCTTCGACGCGCTGGTGGCCGAGAGGAGCATGGTCTCCTCGTCGAGGTAGGCGGCGACGGCGCCCTGCGCCTGCTGCGCGAGGCGGCCGGCCTCGAAACGGATGGTGCGCTTGCCGAACTTGCCGTTGTCGAGCACGGCCTCGGCGAACTTGATCTCAGGACCCTCCACGGGTACTCCTTCGTGTCAGAGGAGCGCGCGACGGGCAGCTCGAAGCGCTGCGAGCGTTCGCTGCGCAGCCGCCACGGGTGCTGATGTTCAGTAGACGAACACCCTGCACGGCGGAGGCGCGCAGGGGGATCCACCACCGAAGACCAGCCCGCCAGCCGACGCGCTCGATATCTTCGTGATCGTGGGCGGAACGCCCACTCGTCCAGACTACCACCCGGCGCCCTGAAAGGCCCGAAACACCCTCAGGCTCGGAGAAGCGCGCGCCTACGCGTAGAACCCCTCCCGAAGGTTGATGCCGTACTCGAGCCAGGCTTTCATCGCCGCGAGCATGCCGGTCCAGCCCATGCAGTTGCCGAAGGCGGCTTCGGCTCCGGCGTCGGTGGGCCTCCAGGCCCGCTCCGTCACCCGCACCTCGGTGCGGGCACCGTCGCCGACCGGGCGGAACTCGAACGCCACCTCCGTGCCGTCCGTCTCCTGCGTGGTCGCCGGATCCCCGTCCCACCGCAGCACGATCCGCTCCGGTGCCCGGGCCTCGAGAACTCGCACCGGGAACGCTCCCGGGAAGTCGGCGAAGTCCCACTGCACGGCGACCCCGGGTTCGAGACGCCCCTCTGCTCCGCCCGTCGTGAAGTAGCGGCTGAGGATCGCGGGATCCGCGACGGCCTCGTAGACCTCCGCAGGCGGCCTCGAGACGAAGCCGAACACGGTGAACTGGAGCTCGGTCAGGTCTGCGTCTGCGCTCATGCCGCGACTCTACGCCGATCCACGGACCGAGTCACCCCTCGCACCAGCCTCTGCGAGGCTCAGATGGGCGATCGACACCCAGGAGGACGATTCTGCAGATCGTGTACTCCTGGGCGCCGATCGCCTCCCCGAGTGCGAGTGCGTACCGCGACTACAGCGCGTCGACGTCGATCGTCACCAGCCGCTCGGCGCCGATGGCCTCGCGCAGCCGCTCGATGATCGACTCATCGACCAGCGCGTCGACCGAGAGCACCGAGAGCGCGGTGCCCTTCTTCTCGTCGCGGGCGATCTGCAGTCCCGCGATATTGACGCCGGCCTCGCCGAGCAGGCTGCCGTAGACGGCGACGATGCCCGGGCGGTCCGTGTAGCTGAAGACGACGAGGTGCTCGGGGATGGGCAGCTCGACGTCGTAGCCGTTGATCTCGACGATCTTCTCGATCTGCTTCGGACCGGTGAGCGTACCCGAGACCGAGACTTGGGTGCCGTCGGTCAGCGAACCGCGGATCGTGATGACGTTGCGGTAGCTCTCGGAGAGCGCGTCGACGGTGAACCGCACCTCGACGTCCCGCTGCTCGGCGAGCAGGGGCGCGTTGACGTATGAGACCGGCTCGCTGACGATCTTCGAGAAGATGCCCTTGAGCGCGGCGAGCCGCAGAGCCTCGACGTTGCGCTCGGCGAGCTCTCCGTGCACCTCGATGTCGAGCGAGGCGAGCGGGCCGTCCGCGAGACCCGCGAAGACCTGTCCGAGCTTCTCCGTGAGCGGCAGGCCGGGGCGCACGTACTCGTCGATGACGCCGCCGGCCACGTTCACCGCATCGGGCACGAGATCGCCGGCGAGCGCGAGGCGCACCGACTTCGCCACCGAGACGCCCGCCTTCTCCTGGGCTTCGGCGGTCGACGCGCCGAGGTGCGGAGTGACGTTGACGTTCGGCAGTCCGGTCAGCGAGGTGTCGGCCGGCGGCTCGTGCATGAACACATCGAGCGCCGCGCCGGCGATCTGGCCCTCGTTCAGCGCCTCGGTGAGCGCGTGCTCGTCGATCAGGCCGCCGCGTGCCACGTTCACGACGTAGGCGGAGGGCTTCATGGCACGCAGCTGCTCGGCCCCGATCATCCCGAGGGTCTCGGGAGTGCGGGGCATGTGGATTGTGAGGAAATCGGCGCGCTCGACCAGCTCGTCGAGGGTGACGAGCTGCACCCCGAGCTGCTGGGCGCGCGTCGCGGTGACGTAGGGGTCGTAGGCGACGAGCTCCACCCCGAAGCCGCGCAGACGTTCTGCGACGAGCGCTCCGATGCGACCGAGACCGATGATCCCGACCGTCTTCTCGTAGAGCTCGACGCCGGTGAACGACGAGCGCTTCCACTCCCCCGCGGAGAGCGAGGCGTGGGCCCGCGGCAGGTGACGCGCGAGTCCCAGGATGTGCGAGACGGTGAGCTCGGCGGCGCTGATGATGTTGGATGTGGGGGCGTTGACCACCATGACGCCCGCCTGGGTGGCGGCCTTGATGTCGACGTTGTCGAGGCCGACACCCGCCCGGGCCACGATCTTCAGCCGCGGCGCCCAGCCGAGCGCCTCGGCGTCGATCTGCGTGGCGGAGCGCACGAGCACCGCGTCGGCTGCCTGGAGCGCCGAGCGCAGCGCGTCGCGGTCGGTCCCGTCGACGTGCACCACCTCGAAGTCGGGGCCGAGCGCGGCGATGGTGGCGGGCGAGAGTTGTTCGGCGATCAGCACGACCGGCGCAGACATCAAGCGGTTCCTTCGGAGTCGGCGGCAAAAAACGACCCGGCGCGCAGCACCGGGGTTTCAGTCTACCCCGCGAAGGGTTCCCGAATCTTCCGGGCACGGCGGATTCCCTCTCGCCGCACCCGCTCGAGTCTCGTCAGGACCCTCGCTGCGCCGAGGGGGGATCCGACGCATCGCTGCACTCCTCGCTCCATCTGCGTCCCGAGAGTCTCCGC
This window encodes:
- a CDS encoding polyribonucleotide nucleotidyltransferase, with protein sequence MEGPEIKFAEAVLDNGKFGKRTIRFEAGRLAQQAQGAVAAYLDEETMLLSATSASKQPKDHFDFFPLTVDVEERSYAAGKIPGSFFRREGRPSTEAILVCRLIDRPLRPSFVDGLRNEVQIVVTVLSIAPGEYYDALAINAASASTQISGLPFSGPIAGVRLALIGDQWVAFPNEAQIKEAVFDLMVAGRVITKADGTEDVAIMMVEAEATEGSWNLIKAGATKPDEAVVAQGLEAAKPFLTQLVKAQEQLAAQSAKEVQEYPVFLPYSDEVYAAVAQLAETELAGIYQIADKQERQAADDALKARVKETVAAKVAAGELPAEAEGQVSGAYKSVTKKIVRGRILTEGARIDGRGLRDIRALDAEVQVIPRVHGSAIFQRGETQILGVSTLNMLKMEQQIDSLSPTTSKRYMHHYNFPPYSTGETGRVGSPKRREIGHGFLAERALVPVLPSREEFPYAIRQVSEALGSNGSTSMGSVCASTLSLLNAGVPLRAAVAGIAMGLVSDEVDGETRYATLTDILGAEDALGDMDFKVAGTSEFVTALQLDTKLDGIPSDVLVGALAQAKEARTTILDVISQAIDTPDEMAPTAPRVISVQIPVDKIGELIGPKGKTINGIQDETGAEISIDDDGTVYIGAVDGPSAEAARAQVNAIANPQNPEVGEQYLGTVVKNAAFGAFVSLLPGKDGLLHISEVRKLAGGKRIDSVDDVLSIGQKILVKITKVDDRGKLSLEPVIEESAADEAPAAEAAPAAAE
- the serA gene encoding phosphoglycerate dehydrogenase produces the protein MSAPVVLIAEQLSPATIAALGPDFEVVHVDGTDRDALRSALQAADAVLVRSATQIDAEALGWAPRLKIVARAGVGLDNVDIKAATQAGVMVVNAPTSNIISAAELTVSHILGLARHLPRAHASLSAGEWKRSSFTGVELYEKTVGIIGLGRIGALVAERLRGFGVELVAYDPYVTATRAQQLGVQLVTLDELVERADFLTIHMPRTPETLGMIGAEQLRAMKPSAYVVNVARGGLIDEHALTEALNEGQIAGAALDVFMHEPPADTSLTGLPNVNVTPHLGASTAEAQEKAGVSVAKSVRLALAGDLVPDAVNVAGGVIDEYVRPGLPLTEKLGQVFAGLADGPLASLDIEVHGELAERNVEALRLAALKGIFSKIVSEPVSYVNAPLLAEQRDVEVRFTVDALSESYRNVITIRGSLTDGTQVSVSGTLTGPKQIEKIVEINGYDVELPIPEHLVVFSYTDRPGIVAVYGSLLGEAGVNIAGLQIARDEKKGTALSVLSVDALVDESIIERLREAIGAERLVTIDVDAL
- a CDS encoding SRPBCC domain-containing protein translates to MSADADLTELQFTVFGFVSRPPAEVYEAVADPAILSRYFTTGGAEGRLEPGVAVQWDFADFPGAFPVRVLEARAPERIVLRWDGDPATTQETDGTEVAFEFRPVGDGARTEVRVTERAWRPTDAGAEAAFGNCMGWTGMLAAMKAWLEYGINLREGFYA